Within the Wolbachia pipientis genome, the region TTTTCAGTGATTCCAGTGTTCCTCTTAAACGCTGAAATTTTATTCCTTCCTCTACGGCTTTTCTTTTGTCTTTTGCCCAACGTAGAATCTCTTCTAACCCATATTCCTCTATTATCCATGGTAATACTTTTTCCCCTGGGCTAAATTTAAACCCTCTGATACAACCAGGATCTACTTTGTAATCTACTGCATCAACCAGCGCTTTTTCTTGCTTTGTTGCGTTTGGCGGTAATAGCATTAATTTAACTCAACATTTAAACTTTTTAAGAAAGCGCACTCATTCCCCAGTACCACAACATCCTCTCTTGGCTCGATTAATTCCACGTTTTCCACTCCTTCCACAAACAAATTTGCTATAATCCACGATTTCGTTACTTTCCATCCTAATCTTTTCGTTGTTTCAAATTTTTCGATAAATTTCTTCTTCACCGTTTCAATAATATCTGGTCTTTTAATGCTAATTCTGCTGTGGATATCTATTTCAATAATATTGCAACCAACTACTGTTATCGTATCTGTCAATACCCTTATATCATCCCTGGTGACTCGCTTTCTTACAATATCAAGTAGTTCTTCAGACGCTATGCCATTTGTGGATAACTCCGTGGATAAAATCGAGATCTCTACACTTCCTGGCACTTTTGATTCAACTAGCGCATCCTTTACTCTACTATCTGCTGAGAGTGCTTGAAACCGATAATTTCCTCCCGTGCTCCAGCCAACTATTTTTGCCTTGATTCTTTTCCTAAAACTTTCATCATTTTCCCCGTTCTCCCTTTCCACTCCGTAAAATTCAGCTAAATTATCAAGATCATTTCCCATTGCAAACTTCAGTAAATTACTTTTTACTGCTTCATTTATTCTTTCTCTGAGCAAAAGTTCTCGCCATGCTGCTACTTCTAAAATCTTTATTGCTGGATCACTTTCTACCAATGCTGTAAAACTTTCATCTCGACGTATCAACTCCTCTTTCATTCGCGAAAAGATTTCTTCGAAGTTCAGTGGTTCGATAATATTTGGCTGCTCCATCTTTATACTACAATTCCTTCAAAATGAATATTTTTCCCATTTGGTAGATAAATACCATCTAATGCAATATTGACCTTTCCTTCTTTCACTTCTGTTATTTTTACTTTTTCTAATTTAAATCTTGTTTCCCATTTTTCCAGTGCTTCTGCTGTTGCCGCATAAATTTCCAGCGTAAAGTCCCTATTGATTGGCTTATCCACTAATTCAAATAGTCGTGACCCATAATTTCTCCGCATAATACGTGATCCTATCGGTGTGGTTAATATATCAATTATTGATTGTTTCAAATGTTCTATTCCTTCAAGCTCTTTTCCAGTATTAACGTCCATTCCTCGCATAAACACGTTGCCTTTTGTGTTATATCTGTTTAATCATTTTCTTCTTAGTACTTGCGTATTTTTCACGAGCTATAGAGATAGCTTTTCTCAACTTCTCCTCAAGGATTTCCTTAGGTGGCAACTGTGTTAAATACTGTGCAACATGAATATTAGAGCCTTCGAGTTCAAGATATTCTATATCCTCTTGATCCTTATCAGCACATAAAATAATCCCTAACGGTTTTTCTTCACCTGGTTTTCGTTCATTTTTATCCAACCAATTTAAATACCATTCCATCTGCCCTTTATAAGATGGTTCAAATCGACCAATTTTTAGTTCTATTGCAATAAGGCGCCTTAATCCCCTATGAAAAAATAGCAAGTCTAAATACCTATCAATTCTTTCGGTACTCATCCTTTTTTGACGTGTCACAAAACAAAAATCATTACCAAACTCTTGTAAAAATTTTACCAATTCATCCAAAATCGTATTTTCTAGATCAGTCTCACTATGACTTGATGGCAATTCCACAAAGTTAAGGAAGTATGGATCGTGAAAAATGAATTCGGGGGCTAACGTATTTTCTTCACGTAACTGTTTGATGCTTTGTCTTATGAAGTCCTCAGGCTTTTTTGCTAGTGCTGTACGTTCATACAACATGGTATCGATTCTACTACGTAGTGCTCTAACACTCCATCTTTCAATACGACACATTTCTATATAATAATTACGCTTCAGCTCATCAGAAATTGCAATAATTTCTACAAAATGTGACCAACTCAATTGTTGTGACAGTGTCGCGACAATTTCTTGATCGGGAAAGAATTTGGAAAATTGCACCATCCGAAATAATGAAGCTCTATCAAATCCACGTCCATATTTCATCTGAAGTTCTTTTGCAAGTTGGGAGATGATTTGCTTCCCATAATCTGCACGTTTGTGCTTTAGGATATCTTGATCAATTCTGGAGCCAATTTCCCAGTTTAACAATACTAGAGTATAATTGAATTGAACAGAAAGATGATTCTTTGCTCTATCTATTAAATTACTAACGTCTCCTAATAGGCTAGTAGTTATATCCATGTTCATAATTTTACTTTTGGTAAGTATAGCACATGGTTTATTTTTATTCTGAAAAAACATTACTACTTCCACTTATCGCTTTAAAACCACACGATACCAAGTCTCCTGTTCTCGTTACTCCCATACCGTTCACAAATACGCTGTTTGACCCTTGCGTTAGTTTCTCACCTAGAGTTAAGATATCTCCTTTTCGACTAACAGATCTACCGTTTACAAAAACGTCGTTACTACCACTCATACAAACATGTGCCGGTATTCCACTGCAATAATCCCCTATACAAACGATTGCTTTACCCATATTTTAGTTTAAATCTATTCTTTTTGCTTTGAGTTTTATTCCTTCCTTTGTCATCTCTATGCTTGATTCTCCTACTTTCAACGTTATTTTATCTACTACATCTATCTTAAGATGGTGCTTTTCTTGGTTATATGATAACTTTGTCCCATCTTGAAATTTTACACTATTTATTTCCTTTTTATTCTCCGGTGCAGGGTATTTTTCCTGATATATTCCTGCTAACACCACTCCTAATGATATTTCACCAAGAGGAGAAAATACCATAACTTGTTCATCGATATCTGGCGGAGACCAATCTCTATCTTTTCCTGCTTTACTCGTTATCCACGGCAAATAATCTGTTAAAATTTCTCCTATTTTCACTCTTACTCTTGCCTTTTCATAATCTATTTCTTTTACAACTCCTATACGGACAATGTTCGCTAATTTTCTATTCAGCTCTGAAATTGCAAAATTATGCTCCAACATTTTCTCCCACGCTTATTATATGCGGTATAATACCAGTTTCTGACCACATTGATTGACCTGTATGTACCTCGTGAACCCATTCGACCAACCACACCAAATATGCATCCAACTCTGGTTTAAAATCATCCCCTCCTGCTGATATAAATTCTCCTGGTGAAACATTTTCCACGTCCCAAGTATTTTTATTCACTACTCTTGCTACTTCTGCTGCTAATTCTCTCACAACTACCGAGGAATCCTCGACTGTTCCATCAACTACCACTCTCGCCTCAAATCTTGCTTTCAGGGCTAATTCTTCTGTTCCCGGATCTTTTCCCGTTTCTAAACTCACAAGCTCTACAAATACCGCTGGCGCTACTATTTCCCTTCTTATTGTTGGATACACTTCACATGTCTGTATTGCTGGTATCTCTTCCCTGAGCTTATTACAGATTGCCTGATGTAAATTTCCCCAGAACATTATTTCATATAACTCATTTGCTGATCAAAATACTTCTCAAATACTCTCTCTACTTCATTATCAACTAACTCTTTCATTGTTTCCCGAGCATGGGTATTTATTTTAATTTCATCTATTGGCAAAGACGTGGTATACCTTCGCCTGAATATTCCTATGTGACCATTTTTCATCGTTGCTATGAATGCTCCTTCATACGTACGGCTTCCTACCTTTGCTCCTATCTTTGTCTGTTTTATACTCCCAAATTTTGCTACTCCTATCCACTGCGAACTCAGCTTTATTATAGACCACAAACGCTTTCTATTTGCTTTATCCACACTTAACTTTTTTCTCATCGCTTTCTTTGGTATTTGTTTTTCTTCGCTAACTTGTTTGACAGTTTGTGACCTTACCCACAGCGCTGTTTTGTTTAATGCCCTCACCGTCGCTTTTTCCACTTTTTTCCTTTCAGCATTTACACTTTTAATTACCTTATTAATATTATCGGTAACTTCTATATTAATAGACATTTTACACCCCCGGTGCTTGAATTTTCCAGATCATTCCCGAATTGTCCCTAAGTGGCGGTGTGTGTACTCTGTATCTACAACTACCTATGGAAAAAGTATCTCCTACTACTGGCTGCAATACATCAAACACACTCACCTCCAAAATCAACATCTCCCCGACAAATTGGCCTTCACCAATTCCATATAATTTATCTGGTTGTTGTTTCAGCACCTGAACCATGTATGACTTATCCTTTGATTCATACAATGCTTGCTCTCCCAGATGTGTAAAACAATCTGCAAATAATCTTTCTATTTTTCCTTGCATATTTTACCTTTATGCACTATGCACGCTAAGAAGGGGCATACTGGTAGAGCAGTCTCAGCCTCACTACTTTTATAGTTAGTATTGTTATGCTGCAACGACGTTATCTAAGTGGAGAAAGTCACCTCTCCCCACTCGACTGCAGAACCGTACGTGACAGGTTACCGTCATACGGCTCCCCTGCAATTTAGTGCTTGTCATGCACACTTTCTGTGTAAATTATCATGGCAATGTCCATGTAACAAAGATAAGTTTTTGGTTATATTGTTTTTCTTATTTTGGTCTTTGTGATGTACTTCCAAAATATCATCATTTTTAAACCAAAGTTGACAATAATCACACTTACCTTGTTGTAACTTCAATAAATTTGTTACTCTTGTTGGCTTATCTGGTACTCTCTTCAGACGATTACTCCAGTATACCCAATCACCATCATATGGTGTCTTGGTTCCTTTCACCTTGGTATGCCGTTTAATAACGTAATCTCCATGTCTGGTAAGATTTACTCCATTACTTGTCATAAATCGCCAATTATCGTTACCATACTTTTTAAAGTATTTTTCCTTGATCCAGCGGTTTCCTTTGTTATGGTGTTTATATACTGCCCATTTCCAAAGTTTTCCAAACATAATGTGATCTAACAAACTAAATATCTTACATGATACTACTGAAGTGTAATATTGACACCATCCTTTAATAATTGGGTTAATGTGTTTTATTACTGCTCCCTGCGATTCACCACGCAATTTCTTCAGTTTGTGTTTGATGACCCATGTATGCTGTTTCACGGATTCGCGACTTGGCATAATTATTGTTTTATGGCTTCTCTTACCACGATTTACTGGATATTGTCTTACCGTAAACCCCAGAAAGTCAAAACCTGGCTTTTCTCCCTTTAGAGTATGAGTTATCTTGTTTTTGATGGCTTTAGCTCTAGACCTATGGTTTTTAACCATTCTTCAACCAGAACTTTCGCCTTAAGAATAATTTCTTCACTCTCATGTATGATGACAAGGAGAGTAGACCGGCGGAGCTTCCCCACCAGTCTCTCGCAGAACTGTACGGAAACCTCTCGGTTTATACAGCTCCCATTATTTAGTCTTTTGATCCTAACCCAAGTGTCCAGTGATAGAAAATATTTGGAGACCTCTTTCTCACTTTTCCTAGAAATTGCTTTGCTAGCCTTCCGTGATCTCGAAGTTTCTTATACTTGGTTCTGACCCATCTTATGAGGTATCTCTCTATATTTCTGAGAGATGGATACATCTCTGATTTATAAAACCTGCCATAGTACTGAAACCAGCCTCTGACTATTGGATCTATTCTCTTCGATATTTCCTCTAATGTGGTCCACGTGACCCGATGTATTCTCCATGACTTTATGGTTTTCTTGATCTTCTTTTTGGCTTTGTTACAAATTGCTGGTAGAAATGAGACAAAATAATTCCTCATCTTATTCTTTGCTATTCTAGGTCTGAAAGTATAGCCTAGAAAATCAAAGCTTTGTATGGGATATTCTTCTTTTCTGTCGTCGTCCTTATTGTACACAATCTGTGTCTTTTCAGGACGCAACTTCAATTTACACTTGGCCAATCTTTCTTCAATCATTGCTTTCATAAACTCTGCCTGTCTTTTAGTTCTGCAGTGTACTATCGCATCATCCACACATCTTTCAAATGGTACCGTTGGGTAATTTTGTTTCATCCACATATCAAATGCATGGTGCATAAATATGTTTGAGATGATTGGACTTATTGAACCTCCTTGCGGAACTCCTTTATCCCTAGCTACCTTGTTGCCATCTGCTTGCTGAATCGGGACTTTCATCCACCTTTCAACATACAATATGACCCATTTGCAGTCTGTGTGTTTCTTGATAGCCTGCAGTGCTAAATCGTGGTCCAGATTGTCAAAAAATCCAGATATATCAAGATCTATTGTCCAATCATTTTTCCAACATCTCTTCCGTGCTGTATATACCGCATCCAATGCAGACTTATTTGGTCTATAACCATATGAATCCTTATGAAATATCGGCTCTACTAACGGTTCAAGATACATTGTAGCTGCTGTTTGCGCTATCCTATCTGATACTGAAGGAACACATAAAGTTCTTTGTCCTCCTCCTGTACCTTTCGGTATTGCAACAGCTTTTACTGGCTCTGGAAAATAACTTCCGGATGACATCCGATTCCATAGTTTGTATAGATTATCTTTTAGATTTTCTTCAAACTTTGTTATCGTAACCTCGTCTACACCAGCCGCTCCTTTATTCTTCGATACTTGTTTATAAGCTCTCCAAACAAGTTGCTTCGGCATATCAAAAGACTTTGTTTTATTCATTAACTCCTCCCTTTCGGTTGATAAATAATTAAAACTAAATAACTCAGCTCCTTCGCTCCATTTCCATTACAGAAACTTCTTCACTACTACGAGCTGATCCGCCCCTGTTTTTCGCATCGGTACTCTCATCCTCAGAGATCGGCTCTTTGGACTTCTCCCTTATCATCAAAACGACAGGTTCCCGTAGTTCCATGCAGTAGCCTAAAATAGATTCACGCCACTTTTATGCCGGACGCCACCTACCCAGTAAACAAGCTCCTGGTAGATTTATCCCAGGTTAACGACTACCCCCTGGTTTTGACGTCGTCCCTACGCTTTCGACACCTCATCAGTGGTTCACTTACGTTCGTCTCTCTATTTCATACATGACACATAATTGTGCCTTTTCCATAACGCTCACTACCTTAGCTCTTTACTAAAGCAGCTTATGGCTGTTTGAAGCCTGCTCTTGCAAACCGGCTCCGAGGGGCCCTCCCTCATCTACTGCAAGCTTCAACACTTCCCGTGTCTCTACGGCGCACAATCATCTGCGTAAAAGATTACGCTTATTGATTGTTTTACCTCTTCATACGATCCCTGACCACGCTTCTTTTTCATAAATTGAAAAAGTTCATTTGTTAATGCTTGTTTGACATATTGTTCTAATCCATATAATGCAACACATGCAAGTAACGGTGATATCGTTCCTCCTTGTATAGTGCCACGTTTTGTGGGTTTAAACTTTCCATCTTCCATAACACCTGCCTTCAACCATCCTCTTATTATCTTTCTAAAAGTTGGTGTGGTATTGAGTTTCTTTAGCAAGGCGTTTTGGTCAATTTGGTCAAAGCATCCGGAAATATCAGCATCTAATATAAATGCTGTCTTACCTCCAAGAGCTATGAATATAGCCTCTATTGCATCATGACATGATCTACCAGGTCTAAAACCATATGTGTTTGGCTCAAATTTTGCCTCCCACTCTGGTTCTATCGCCATTTTCATAAGTGTTTCTTTTGCTCTCTCTGAAATAGTAGGTATGCCTAACGGCCTTTTCTCAGTTTTCCCAGGTTTTGGAATCCAAATACGTCTTGATGGTTTAGCTTTCTCTCTTATATCCAAAGAATATGCTAATTGCAATCTTTCTTCTTGATTAAGATTAGCCTTTCCATCAATACCTGCTGTCTTCTTTCCTCTGTTATCCTGAGTTACCTTTCTAACAGCTAGCAATTTTGCACTCATTGAGTTAAGTAATAATCTTTGAAGTTTATGTACCTTCTTGATATCATCACACTTTGCAGCTTGGTAAATTCGCTTTTGTAACTTGAATACAAATTTCTCTAACTTACGCCAAGGAATTGTACGCCATTTATACCTAACATTTTGTTGGTCTATAACATATTTATTACTATTCACAACTTTACCTTCCAAACTACAGTGTTTACGTCTGCATATCCCAAATATTACTTCGGGCATTAGCTTCTTAAACAATCCTTCCACATAGAAGCATTCGGTTGGCTACCTTCTTGATTATCCTTTAAATAAAGAATAATAAGAGCTTCCATGTGGTTACTCCGTTCCATGGTTTCGTTTCACGTTAAACTTAGGTTCTTACTATTTGCCGGAAGCTGAAAACATCCATAATCAAGCATCAAAACCTTGATTCTTCTTGTGCTTCATACCATTTTGGTCCATGCGTATCAACCTTATTTCGCATATTGATATTGACGACAATTCAAACATAAGTTCCTCTCGTAACCATATCTAACTCTGTTTGCAGGGATTTACCATAAAGGTTAGGTATTACCTGCTTTTGTCTCATGCTTGCATCCCAGAGGTTGCCATTCTCCAAGATGTGAGACATACATTATCCCCGATGTCTAGGGAAGATGGAATTTAACCATCACAAAACCACGACTATTCGGATCGCACTAAGATAGAAAGCCCTGTATTATTATAGCATTAATATATTAATAAAACATGTAATTAAGATGCTAACTACAATCATACTATATCTACCAATCTTATTTTAAATTCTTGACTTAACATCTTATTTTAATTATAATTTAATTTTTAGTGAGGTATTATTGTGAACGAAATAGATTTTATTAACACTAATCATCCTTTAAATTTAGAGCAGGAATTTGGTAGTGGATATATTAGATTCACTGACGGTTATTTTGATGAGAATACCGGTGATTATGGAATGATAGGTCAAGTATTAGATGAAAATCATAACACGTTAGGACCACTAACCGTTGGCGGCTATGTTTGTCATTTTCACCATGATGACCATAAGGTTAATCTTCAGTATTTCATGGAAGTAAACTTAGAAGGTGATATAGAGAAGATCGATTCTCTTTACAAGAAGATATAAAGTTACAAAAGCTTCTACATCATAAACAATGATGTAGAAGTATTCCACTACAACAAGCTTTAAAAGCACTACATTTTATATTACAATAACTCTTTTATTTCTTTAAAGGTTCATGAAATTCACATTATCTTGGTTATTAGAACACTTAGAAACCAATGCTAGTTTAGAAGAAATTACCGATAAATTAACTCACATAGGGTTAGAAGTAGAAGATGTGATCGACAATACCAAATTAGCTGGTTTTATTGTTGCAAAAGTATTAGAAGTTGCACCTCATCCAAATGCCGATAAATTAAAATTATGTAAAGTAGATGACAGAAGTAAAACTCTACAAATAGTTTGCGGAGCAAACAATGTTAGAGAAGGTATGAAAACTGTGCTTGCATCTCTTGGTAGCACATTGCCAGAAAGTGATTTTACAATCAAGCCCACAAAAATACGAGGAGTGCTAAGTGAAGGGATGCTCTGCTCTGCTTCTGAACTTGCGCTAGTTCAAGAGGAAAGTGAAGGAATAATCGAGCTTTCTGATGATTATAAAGCAGGGGATAAATTTTTCAATTGTGACCCTGTAATTGATATAAATGTTACTCCAAATCGTGGAGATTGCTTAGGCATTTATGGAATAGCTCGCGACCTTGCTGCAACTGGAATTGGGACATTAAAGACTTTAAGCATTCCACAACTTACCAGCTCTATAAATTCACCAATCGATGTTGAAGTGACTGACGGAGAAAGTTTTATTAGTGGAATACACATCACCAATGTAAAAAATCAAGAAAGCCCAAAGTGGCTAAAAGATAAATTGGAATCGATAGGAATGCGCTCCATTTCTACAATAGTTGACATTACTAACTATATTATGATATCTTTTAATCGTCCAATGCACGCATATGATGCAAAAAAAATAGAAGGAGAGCTCACAGTACGCAAAGCAAACGACGGAGAAAAATTTGCTGGTTTGAACGGTAAAGAATACTTATTAAACACGGACACAAGCGTTATTTCTGATAGTAAAAATATCCATGGAGTTGCTGGAATTATAGGTGGAAAGTGCAGTGAATGTACTCTTGAAACTACTGATATCTTTTTAGAGTCTGCTTGGTTTGACCCTATATCTATCGCTAAATCTGCAAGGCAGATGAACATCTCCACAGAATCTAGTTACAGATTTGCACGTTCAGTTGATCCTGAATTGACTCTTGAGGGACTCAATCTTGCAGCTAAAATGATTTTGGATTTATGTGGTGGAGAAGTCTCAAGCGTAGTGTCTGCTGGCAGCTTAGATAAGGCTGACACCAAGGTGAACTTTGATTATCAGGATGTGAACAAGTTTGGAAGTGTGTCTGTATCGCCTGATGAAGTGCTCGATATCTTAACGAAACTAGGGTTTAATATTGATAAAAAAACCGAAGGCAATTGGAATGTACAAGTACCAAGCTGGAGACCGGACGTGACTATACCTGCTGACCTAATTGAAGAAGTAACAAGGATATACGGCTATGACAAAATAAAAGAAGAACCACTACCAAATAATGTTGTAGAAGTAGATAGTACATACGACAATTTGCGTATTTTGATGACAAACAGAGGGTTTCATGAAGTGCTAACCTGGTCGTTTATGAGTGAATCGACAGCTGAAAAATTTGGTTACTCGAATAAGTTATTTATCATCGATAATCCGTTTAACAATAACTTTAATATGATGAGACCAAGTATTATGCCAAATTTATTGCAAGTCACTGCTGATAATATTGCCCATGGAGTATCTGATCTTGCAATCTTCGAAATTGGGCCGATTTACGATGGTGAAGCTCGGTCTAAACATGTCTTAAGTGGAATAAGAACAGGAAATAATTTACCGCGAAACCATTATAATACTGATAGGAAAGTAGATGTTTTTGACGCAAAGGCTGATTGCATAGCAGCTTTGGAGTTTTTTAACGTCAATTGTGATAATTTAATGATAGAAAGAGCAGAAAAAGAATATTATCACCCAGGAAAGTCAGGTACCTTATCTTTTAGAAGTAAAATAGTTGGTTACTTTGGGGAATTGCACCCAAGTGTACTGGATTTGTTTGATATCAAACAAAAAATTGTAGCCTTTGAAGTGATGCTAGAAAACATTGGAAAGTTACCTATAAGTAGGAAAAATTTTATTGATTATAAATACCAAAGTGTAAAACGCGATTTTGCATTTATTGTAAATAAGGATGTGGAAGTAGGTAACATAATCAATGTGGTAAAAAAAAGCTCAGAGCTCATCACAGAAGTTTTAGTATTTGACGTATACCATGGAAATAATATAGAACCAAATAAGATATCTATCGCATTATCAGTTACTTTCTGCTCTCCAATCCACACTTTAACTGAAAAAGAGATCCAAAAAGAATTAAGTGCTATAGTCAATTTAATATATGAAAATACCGGAGGAACCTTGAGAACTAGTCATTAAGCCGCAATCACAGTTTCCTGCCGTTGCTGTGTTACATTTACTTCATCCAATTTATTCCCTATCTTGAATTCAATATCCTTAAAAAATCTACTCCACATTCCATGCAAATGCTCTTCTACTTTAGGCCATACATCATTTTTAAATGCTTCTCCATCATCAGAAAATAAATTACCTAAAAAGGCTCCAACACCTTCATAATTTGACTGAAAACATTGAAGAAATGTCTCTACTTCCTTATGAGTATCATGTGCCACACTCAACGCTTTTCCTTCTGTGCTCTTATCCCCGTATATTGCAACGGCAAGACCTGTTTTAATATATCCCAAGCCTGTCTGAACAGCTTTCACAGGTTGCAACCATGAACTCTTATCGCTTTTTGGCACATTATTTATTATATTTTTCACCAGTCTGTCTATTAAAGGAGACAATAAATTTTGACTAAAATGTTTGATATTATCTTTTGTTTTAATTACAGGATATTTGATGCATTTTTCTGCCAAATAGTACTCAAGTTCTGCTTTTTTTAATAACTTTTTAACTGCTTCTTCATCAAAAGTTTCATGCTCGAACGCTTTCAGTAAATCATCCTCTATTACTGCAAACTTTATCTTTTCACGAGATTCTAGTTCTTCTCTATAATCATTTATTGTTTTTTCATTTATCAACAACTCTTTTTCTTCCAATTTTAACTGTTCTAATGCTTTTAGAATTTCTTTGTTATTTTCTAAGTGCTTCTGTATTAACTTTGTATTTGGATGCTTTTCTCCTCTTCTCTTTTGCTCATCTTTTAAGTACTTATTTAAATCCTTACTCCCTTCTATTATTTCTCTCAATAGTGTAGGTTGTTCCAAGCATTTTGCAATTTCTGCTCGATGCGCACCAATCCTTTCTATTAGACTTGGCGCATCCTCTTTTAATAGGTCGCATAAACCTTTCATAGACTTTGCTTGACCTCTAAATAAATTTAGCATTTTACACTTTGTTACTTCTAAATACATATTTTCTACAAAGTCATTTATTTTAGCTAAAGCTTCCTTTTCTAAATCTTTAAGCTGCTTCCCTAAGCTTTGCTTCTCCTTATCTGGTATATCTGATTGACTTAACTTACTTTCAGCTCTCTTTATCACTGATTTTACTAGCCTTTGCTCAACCTCTTGATTATCATACTCGAACTTAAAAAGATCTTCTAATTTCCTCTTTAAATCATTGTTTATTAAGTTGTTTTTTCCTTCATCATATATATTTTTCAATTCTCCATGTATCCTAACATATCTTTCTTCTCCTTCTTTTTTTAAATCTTTAATTCTTTCTTTAGCATTATTTAGAGCTTCTTCTGTTTCTTTAGGATATATATCTTTACATATATCAATTACTTTCCTTTCAGCTATGTCATCTTCTTCTATGAACTGTTTCCACCTTGCTTTAAGCACAAGAAGCACATCATCACTTATATCATCTGCGTTATCAAGCAACTCCATTATATCATCACCTAATAGCAGTTCTTTTAGATCTTTTATTATCATTTCTTTTTCACTTGGCAATTCCTTACCTTGATTCTCCAATTCTTGTCTTACCAAAGTATTTCTTATCTCATCTTCCAGCGAAAAATCTTCTCCCCGTCTATCTTGCTGAAACTTAATTGCTTGTATAAAGGCAACTTGATAAGCACTTTGTATTAAGTGACTTGTCAAATTAGGACCTATACTATCTACCACTTTCGACTTGAATTCGTTCAATAATTCCTTCAACTTATCATATGTAATCTCTTTCTTTTCTAGCTTTATCAGTTCTTCCATAGTCTTCGCAAATTCTTGAATAGAAGTTGCAAGCACATCCTTGATT harbors:
- the pheT gene encoding phenylalanine--tRNA ligase subunit beta; translation: MKFTLSWLLEHLETNASLEEITDKLTHIGLEVEDVIDNTKLAGFIVAKVLEVAPHPNADKLKLCKVDDRSKTLQIVCGANNVREGMKTVLASLGSTLPESDFTIKPTKIRGVLSEGMLCSASELALVQEESEGIIELSDDYKAGDKFFNCDPVIDINVTPNRGDCLGIYGIARDLAATGIGTLKTLSIPQLTSSINSPIDVEVTDGESFISGIHITNVKNQESPKWLKDKLESIGMRSISTIVDITNYIMISFNRPMHAYDAKKIEGELTVRKANDGEKFAGLNGKEYLLNTDTSVISDSKNIHGVAGIIGGKCSECTLETTDIFLESAWFDPISIAKSARQMNISTESSYRFARSVDPELTLEGLNLAAKMILDLCGGEVSSVVSAGSLDKADTKVNFDYQDVNKFGSVSVSPDEVLDILTKLGFNIDKKTEGNWNVQVPSWRPDVTIPADLIEEVTRIYGYDKIKEEPLPNNVVEVDSTYDNLRILMTNRGFHEVLTWSFMSESTAEKFGYSNKLFIIDNPFNNNFNMMRPSIMPNLLQVTADNIAHGVSDLAIFEIGPIYDGEARSKHVLSGIRTGNNLPRNHYNTDRKVDVFDAKADCIAALEFFNVNCDNLMIERAEKEYYHPGKSGTLSFRSKIVGYFGELHPSVLDLFDIKQKIVAFEVMLENIGKLPISRKNFIDYKYQSVKRDFAFIVNKDVEVGNIINVVKKSSELITEVLVFDVYHGNNIEPNKISIALSVTFCSPIHTLTEKEIQKELSAIVNLIYENTGGTLRTSH